The genomic segment TATGAAAATGGGGTTTTAGTTTGGGAAACCACTGCTCAAGATTCCGATAAAGAACGGCTAAAAAATAGCTACACTAATATCATTAAAGGATTTGTTCTAGAAATTTTTGGGATACAAACTCAAATCAAACCTGTCATCAAAGAACCAAAAATTTCCCAAACACCTTTAACCAGCACACAAGAATCAGAACCAAAGCAACAAGCACAAAATATTTCTGATTCTAATGATGCACAAGATTCTAATCCCGCAAAACCTAATTCCACAGAATCATCAAAATCAAATACCACATTAAATACCCCTAAAACAACCATACAATCCACAGAAGCACAGCCCACTCACAAAAGCATTCAAGATGAAGTTAATGAAGCCTTAGGGCTTCCTATTTTACAAGAAGCAAGGCAACTCTTAGAAATCAAGCAAATCAAAGTTCGCCCCAAAAACGGAGAATAAATGAAAAGCTTAGTTTTAGATGAGAATTCACTTCACCAATTATGCGAGACTTTGGATCTAAAAAATCAACGCGGTATTTATTTGTTAAAAGGAGATTTAGCCAGTGGAAAAACCACTTTAGTTAAAGCAATGGTGCAATATTTGGGCAATTCTAGCGTGGTTACTTCGCCTACTTTTTTATTGGCGCAAGATTATGGAGAGGGAATCTATCATTATGATATTTATCAAAAGAATCTAGAAGAGCTTTTAGAAATCGGATTTTTAGAAGAGCTTGAAAAAGAGGGTTGGCATTTTATAGAATGGGGTGATGAAAAATTAGCTAAAATATTAAAACAAATTGGTATGGATTTTAAAAGCATTGAAATCCTTCCAAAACAACACTTAAGGGAATATAGAATTGATGCATAAGCTAGAAGCAAAAAACTTAGTTAAAATTATCAAAAAAAATAAGATTATTTCTGATATTTCTATGGAAGTAAGAAGTGGCGAAGTTGTCGGTCTTTTAGGACCAAATGGCGCAGGAAAAACAACAAGCTTTTATATTATTTGTGGGCTTTTGTTGCCAAGTAGCGGAAAGGTCTTTTTTGACAACAAAGACATTACAGGACTAAGTTTGCATAAGCGCTCTCAATTAGGGATTGGTTATTTACCCCAAGAATCAAGTGTTTTTAAAGATCTAAGTGTTGAAGAGAACCTAATGATTGCCGCTGAAATTTGCTTAGACAGCGAAAAGGAACGCTACAAACGCACCGAAGAATTATTAGAAGAATTTAATATTGAACCCATTCGCAACAGAAAAGGTGTTAATCTAAGTGGTGGAGAGCGGAGACGCGTGGAGATTGCTAGAGCGCTGATTAAAAAGCCAAAATTCATCTTGCTTGATGAGCCTTTTGCAGGAGTAGATCCCATTGCTGTTTTAGACATTCAAAACATTATCAAAAAACTTTTAAATTTTGGCATTGGTGTTTTGATTACTGATCACAATGTCCGAGAAACGCTAAGTGTGTGTCATCGCGCCTATGTAATCAACAAAGGAATGTTGCTTGCTAGTGGAAATTCAAATGAAATCTATGAAAATGAACTCGTAAGAAGACATTATTTGGGAGATCATTTTAAGGTATGAAATTAAGAACCCAAACTTCCGCTACTCTAAAAACAAAACTTTCCTCTACACTAAAAAGTTGGCTACCCATACTCCAAAGTAGCACTCTAGAGCTAGAAGAAACACTAGGAGAATTTGCAAAAGAAAATCCCTATGTTGAAATCAAATCAGCAATGGCAACTGACTTTTCCTCTGAAAGAAAAAAACGTAAAGAGGGACCAAGAGGGCTTAGGAGCGTTGAAAATGATGGAATTGAGAGATTTTGCATTCAAGAAGAAAGTCTAGAAGAAATGCTAAAATCCCAAATAGTTCCACCCCTATTTCCTACAAAAACTTCACAAGCTATTGCTGAAAAAATCATCGAAAATCTAAATGAAGAGGGGTATTTTGATGGCGATAAAGAAAAAATTGCCAAGGAATGCCAAAGCAATAGCCTAGAAGTTGAAAAGATTCGCAGGCGATTTGCTTATTTAGATCCTGCAGGAATCGCAGCTGAAAATCTCATAGAATCTTTTTATTTTCAATTAGAGAATATGGATGTTGCTGATTCTATTTATAGTGTGTGTTTGAAGCTTATTGGCGATTTAGAAAATCACACAAAATACAAAGAAGACAAAAACTATACTCAAGCAATGCGTGTAATTTCCAGCTTTAAAAACCCTCCTGCTTTAGATTTTTATCAAAAAGAAGCAGCTATTATTCCAGATATTTTAGTGATTCAAGAATTAAATAATATTCAAGTTCAAATCAATGAAAAATACTATCCAAGCATTGAAATTGAAACACAAAAAAAAGATTCCAAAGAAAAAATCAAAGATGAATTTATAAAAAGCAAAATTAAAGATGCTAGAGATTTAGTGGATGCTCTAGAAATGCGCAAAGCCACACTCTATAAAATAGGCTTAATGATTGTGGAATATCAATATGACTTTTTTATGGGCGGAGAAATAAAGCCTATGAAGCTAAAGGATTTAGCAGAGGAATTTGGGCATGCACCAAGCACAATTTCTAGAGCCATTTCAAATAAATTTTTAGAATGTGCTAGAGGAATTTTTCCCCTAAGGAATTTCTTTGCCACAGCCCTAGATGAAGACACTTCTAATACCACAATCAAAGAATTTGTAAGCGAACTTATCAAAAATGAAAACAAGCAAAAACCCCTTAGCGACAATAGAATCTTAGAACTCATTGAACAAAAATTTAATCTCAAAATTGTGCGAAGAACGATTACAAAATATCGCGCACAACTCAACATAGCAAGCTCTAGCGAACGCAAAAAACTTTATAAAATATCTCTTAATTCACATTGACTTTAGGTTTGTATTTTATACTTCTGCTACAAAAAAATTATAAGGAGCTTAACATGAAAGCAAAAACCATAATTTCTATTTTAGTTGGCACAGCCTTAAGTGCTTCTATAGCCTTAGCAGCAGATTTTTCAAAAAAGAGCAATGATGAACTCATCAATCTTTCAGGAAAAGTAACTCCAAAAGACTATCCAGATTATAAAATGGAGATTCACAAAAGAATACAAAAAATGACAC from the Helicobacter colisuis genome contains:
- the tsaE gene encoding tRNA (adenosine(37)-N6)-threonylcarbamoyltransferase complex ATPase subunit type 1 TsaE, which encodes MKSLVLDENSLHQLCETLDLKNQRGIYLLKGDLASGKTTLVKAMVQYLGNSSVVTSPTFLLAQDYGEGIYHYDIYQKNLEELLEIGFLEELEKEGWHFIEWGDEKLAKILKQIGMDFKSIEILPKQHLREYRIDA
- the lptB gene encoding LPS export ABC transporter ATP-binding protein — its product is MHKLEAKNLVKIIKKNKIISDISMEVRSGEVVGLLGPNGAGKTTSFYIICGLLLPSSGKVFFDNKDITGLSLHKRSQLGIGYLPQESSVFKDLSVEENLMIAAEICLDSEKERYKRTEELLEEFNIEPIRNRKGVNLSGGERRRVEIARALIKKPKFILLDEPFAGVDPIAVLDIQNIIKKLLNFGIGVLITDHNVRETLSVCHRAYVINKGMLLASGNSNEIYENELVRRHYLGDHFKV
- a CDS encoding RNA polymerase factor sigma-54, translating into MKLRTQTSATLKTKLSSTLKSWLPILQSSTLELEETLGEFAKENPYVEIKSAMATDFSSERKKRKEGPRGLRSVENDGIERFCIQEESLEEMLKSQIVPPLFPTKTSQAIAEKIIENLNEEGYFDGDKEKIAKECQSNSLEVEKIRRRFAYLDPAGIAAENLIESFYFQLENMDVADSIYSVCLKLIGDLENHTKYKEDKNYTQAMRVISSFKNPPALDFYQKEAAIIPDILVIQELNNIQVQINEKYYPSIEIETQKKDSKEKIKDEFIKSKIKDARDLVDALEMRKATLYKIGLMIVEYQYDFFMGGEIKPMKLKDLAEEFGHAPSTISRAISNKFLECARGIFPLRNFFATALDEDTSNTTIKEFVSELIKNENKQKPLSDNRILELIEQKFNLKIVRRTITKYRAQLNIASSSERKKLYKISLNSH